The Gammaproteobacteria bacterium DNA window AGTCCAGAAGGTTACTACAAGGGTCGCCAAGTCATTAATAATAAAGCGACCGTTGAAGAAGATAGCAGCGACGAAGCGTAGTAGATTTTAATTGTGACAACCATCGTCATCGATGCTATGGGAGGGGATTTTGGCCCCTCCACTACTGTACCCGCTGCATTAGAAGCCCTTCATCTCCATCCTCATCTTCATTTAATTTTGGTGGGTGATCGCCATGCTTTGCAAGGCGCGCTGCAATCCCATTCCTATGACAAAAATCGTATTTCCATAGAGCATGCTACAGAGCAAGTTGAAATGGGCGAGTCACCAGCGAGTGCTTTGCGTACCAAAAAGAAATCCTCGATGCGTATCGCCATCAATTTTGTTAAGGAAGGTCGAGCTGATGCTGCAGTAAGTGCTGGCAACACGGGAGCACTCATGGCGACCGCGCGGTTTGTCTTAAAAACTCTTCCTGGCATTGACCGACCTGCAATTATTTCTACTTTTCCAACTTACGTAACTAATAAAAATGTTCGCATGCTGGATCTTGGCGCCAATGTCGACTGTACAGCCGAACATTTGGTTCAATTTGCTGTCATGGGTTCTGTTTTAGTCAGCGCTATGGAAAATATAACGCAACCTGCAGTTTATTTGCTTAACATCGGTGCTGAAGAAATTAAAGGAAATGAGCAGGTTAGAAAGACGGCGCAATTGCTAACGGATAGCAAAGTCATTAATTATGCGGGTTACATTGAAGGTGATGCAATTTATAACGGACAAGCTGATGTCGTCGTGTGTGACGGTTTTGTGGGTAATGTTGCTCTAAAAACATCAGAAGGCGTGGCGCGTTTTATTTCTCACTTAGCAAAGCAAGCTTTCCTAAAAAATTCATTTACAAAATTGTTAGGCTTATTAGTTAAGCCCGTTTTGAAAAACTTAAATAAACGGATTGATCCTGCTCAATATAATGGCGCTATTTTTATTGGTTTAAATGGTATTGTCATCAAGAGTCATGGTAGCGCTTCAGTCAAAGCATTTGCGCATGCCATTGAAGAAGCTATGATCTGTGCGACTTGTAAAATTCCTGAGCGCATCCGTTCTCAAGTTGGACAATTGCTAAAACCATCTTTCCCTACTGAGTGAAGCCAACCATGTATACAAAAATATTAGGTACGGGTAGTTATTTGCCTGAAAAAATCCTTACTAACTTTGAATTAGAAGAAGCGGTTGATACCACAAATGAATGGATCATTGAGCGTACGGGTATCAAACAACGTCATATTGCTGCTGAGAATGAAAATGTTGTCACCATGGCGGAGCAAGCAGGTCGCAAAGCACTTGAGGCCGCTGGGTTAAAACCAGAAGATATTGGCATGATCATCGTCGCTTCTACGACGCCCTTCATGGTTTTTCCAAGTACAGCTTGTCTTTTGCAAGAAAAATTAGGAATTGCTGGTTGTCCTGCCTTTGATTTAAACGCTACGGCTTGCGCTGGATTTATGTATG harbors:
- the plsX gene encoding phosphate acyltransferase PlsX, translated to MVTTIVIDAMGGDFGPSTTVPAALEALHLHPHLHLILVGDRHALQGALQSHSYDKNRISIEHATEQVEMGESPASALRTKKKSSMRIAINFVKEGRADAAVSAGNTGALMATARFVLKTLPGIDRPAIISTFPTYVTNKNVRMLDLGANVDCTAEHLVQFAVMGSVLVSAMENITQPAVYLLNIGAEEIKGNEQVRKTAQLLTDSKVINYAGYIEGDAIYNGQADVVVCDGFVGNVALKTSEGVARFISHLAKQAFLKNSFTKLLGLLVKPVLKNLNKRIDPAQYNGAIFIGLNGIVIKSHGSASVKAFAHAIEEAMICATCKIPERIRSQVGQLLKPSFPTE